A genomic stretch from Methanomassiliicoccales archaeon includes:
- the ltaE gene encoding low-specificity L-threonine aldolase, whose protein sequence is MRIIDLRSDTVTLPTKEMLLSILDAELGDDVTREDPTVNRLEQLAAEKFGMEAALFTPSGTQSNLIAVMTHCHRGDEMLVESEAHIYYYEVGGMSAIAGVIPRLIRGKYGVFTGEDVHAALRGNDLHFPPSTLVEIENTHNRAGGTVWKPDEVKSVASVAHDFGMKVHIDGARIFNAAVALGVDVKEYARHVDSISFCLSKGLCAPVGSVLVGNKEFIEKARKVRKMLGGGMRQAGVLAAPGIIALTKMVDRLKEDHDNAKKLARGLNQIGSLKVDMKRVQTNIVLLDVSSLNMTSAEFVMKAKEKGLLAADFGGTIVRFVTHYGITEEDVDEAIGIVESIY, encoded by the coding sequence ATGCGAATCATTGATTTGCGAAGCGATACGGTAACGCTTCCGACAAAAGAAATGCTTTTGAGTATTCTCGATGCTGAGCTCGGCGACGATGTTACGAGGGAAGATCCAACCGTCAACAGATTAGAGCAGCTCGCAGCTGAGAAATTCGGCATGGAGGCAGCGTTGTTTACGCCCAGTGGCACGCAGAGTAACCTCATCGCTGTGATGACTCACTGCCATCGCGGCGATGAAATGCTTGTTGAGTCCGAAGCGCATATTTACTATTATGAAGTCGGCGGAATGTCGGCGATTGCTGGCGTTATTCCTCGTTTAATCAGAGGAAAATATGGAGTTTTCACTGGCGAAGACGTTCATGCTGCCTTACGTGGAAATGATCTGCATTTTCCACCCTCAACGCTTGTTGAGATCGAGAACACGCATAACAGGGCAGGCGGAACAGTATGGAAACCCGACGAGGTGAAATCGGTCGCCAGCGTGGCGCACGATTTTGGAATGAAAGTGCATATCGATGGCGCACGGATCTTCAACGCCGCCGTTGCCTTAGGTGTTGATGTAAAGGAGTATGCTAGGCACGTTGACAGCATCAGTTTTTGCCTGTCCAAAGGTCTTTGTGCACCCGTTGGATCAGTACTTGTAGGGAACAAAGAATTCATTGAGAAGGCAAGGAAAGTGAGGAAGATGCTCGGCGGCGGGATGCGGCAAGCTGGTGTACTTGCCGCACCAGGCATCATCGCTCTGACGAAGATGGTTGACCGCTTGAAAGAAGACCATGATAACGCAAAAAAATTGGCCAGAGGACTTAATCAGATTGGCTCATTGAAGGTCGACATGAAAAGGGTTCAGACGAACATCGTGCTGCTTGATGTCTCATCCTTAAACATGACATCAGCGGAATTCGTCATGAAAGCGAAGGAAAAGGGATTGCTTGCCGCCGATTTCGGCGGCACCATTGTACGATTCGTCACTCATTATGGTATTACGGAAGAGGATGTTGATGAGGCGATCGGGATCGTCGAATCGATCTACTGA
- a CDS encoding Gfo/Idh/MocA family oxidoreductase, whose amino-acid sequence MIRTGVIGVGYMGQNHVRIYSEISDLVGIYDVDIDHSRAVARRFGTQVFEKTEDLIRKVEALSICTPTADHFDSALMALKAGKSVLLEKPFTGDSRKASLLANEAEKQGVVLAGGFVERFNPVVSAAKEALEVGRFGKLISISSRRVSSFPSRIRDVGVIMDLAIHDIDVIRYITSSEIIGVFGMGGKFANDRFEDYANLLLELECGVTGHVETNWLTPMKVRKVSMTCSKGYVQLDYIDQMLEVSSSEIREIDPGNLFQVPLEFDVRRLSLKKEEPLKRELEDFLAAVKSSGKPKVTVQDAIMDLKVCEAAIRSVREKRKIEIAH is encoded by the coding sequence ATGATCCGGACCGGTGTTATCGGCGTCGGATACATGGGTCAAAATCACGTACGGATCTATTCAGAGATTTCAGATCTTGTCGGAATTTACGACGTCGATATCGATCATTCACGCGCTGTTGCGCGTCGCTTTGGAACTCAGGTGTTTGAGAAAACAGAAGATTTGATTCGGAAGGTCGAGGCATTGAGCATCTGTACACCAACGGCCGATCACTTTGACTCGGCGCTCATGGCGTTAAAAGCGGGTAAGTCTGTGTTATTGGAAAAACCGTTCACAGGGGATTCAAGAAAAGCGAGTTTGCTAGCAAATGAAGCCGAAAAACAAGGTGTCGTCCTCGCTGGTGGATTCGTTGAAAGATTTAACCCCGTGGTTTCTGCGGCGAAGGAAGCGCTTGAGGTCGGCAGATTTGGAAAGCTCATATCGATATCTTCGAGGAGGGTTTCCTCATTTCCCTCAAGAATAAGGGACGTCGGGGTCATCATGGATTTGGCGATCCATGACATTGATGTAATCAGGTACATCACTTCCTCTGAAATCATTGGGGTTTTTGGCATGGGGGGTAAATTCGCGAATGATAGATTCGAGGATTACGCGAATCTTCTACTTGAACTCGAGTGCGGAGTGACAGGCCATGTAGAAACAAACTGGCTTACACCGATGAAAGTGAGAAAAGTGTCAATGACCTGCAGCAAAGGATATGTTCAACTCGATTACATCGATCAAATGCTCGAGGTCTCATCGTCAGAAATCAGGGAAATTGATCCGGGTAACCTCTTTCAAGTGCCGCTAGAATTTGACGTGCGCCGACTCTCTCTGAAAAAGGAAGAGCCACTAAAAAGGGAACTAGAAGATTTTCTCGCAGCGGTTAAGTCTTCGGGGAAGCCGAAGGTAACAGTGCAGGATGCTATTATGGATCTGAAGGTATGCGAAGCTGCAATTCGATCCGTCAGGGAAAAAAGAAAGATCGAGATCGCTCATTGA